One genomic window of Vibrio rhizosphaerae includes the following:
- a CDS encoding methyl-accepting chemotaxis protein has protein sequence MLEQSRGLLETHSKIISNWMKQHQNNLAIIRDTIHNPDRDVNDIFKKHFKQLGFDDLYFIDTQGDVKFSQGIHSDSLTSETKWLKQALNTRSDFVSLPYKDGHSKSLMISISTPLYLNGQFSGVVAGALSLQRLMKEVFQIKVPTGSDAMLVNRDGFIIFHPKLELVMKNLSEFNSTSSGEKLFRIAEQHGVRTSVTKKGRVFTLIPYIVPDMGWVLVFTVENSLINQPVNEYFIKQLLIATGIILFGILGISVLVFGIFKKFDKVNDALMDIASGDADLSKRIPIDSQDEVGKFATNFNAFIDRIHSLVKHINQVTRQLTEESHHISDSSEHQGKEIAGQEENITLVAAAVSELSSSAVEVYRNAELTSESCRQCVELCDDGVGWMSKSESSIQQLSAELEKSIHNIRMLEQDSQQIESILVTIRDIAEQTNLLALNAAIEAARAGEQGRGFAVVADEVRVLSQRTHVSTEEIKDKIEKLHGSTSQVANMMQNSYDLTGKCVEDVVSTSKCLDQINTSVGEMSQMTLQITSASHEQSHVTGDVSQKLESIKSVSGQLKAESTQGITQADKLEKLSKQLFHEIEQYKV, from the coding sequence GTGCTGGAACAAAGTCGTGGCTTATTAGAAACGCATTCAAAGATCATCTCAAACTGGATGAAACAGCACCAGAATAATCTGGCAATTATCCGCGATACCATCCATAACCCCGATCGTGATGTGAATGACATCTTTAAAAAACACTTCAAACAGCTGGGATTCGATGACCTGTATTTTATTGATACGCAAGGCGATGTGAAATTTAGCCAAGGGATTCATTCAGATTCTCTTACCAGTGAGACGAAATGGTTAAAGCAAGCCTTGAATACCCGCTCTGATTTCGTGTCCTTGCCCTATAAAGATGGGCATTCAAAGTCACTCATGATATCGATTTCCACACCACTCTATCTTAATGGTCAATTTTCAGGTGTCGTTGCCGGGGCTCTGTCTTTGCAGCGTTTGATGAAAGAAGTTTTTCAGATCAAAGTTCCGACGGGTAGTGATGCCATGTTAGTCAACCGGGATGGTTTTATTATTTTCCACCCGAAACTTGAATTAGTGATGAAGAACTTATCCGAATTTAATTCGACATCCTCAGGTGAAAAATTATTTAGAATTGCAGAGCAGCATGGCGTTCGGACATCAGTGACCAAAAAAGGCCGGGTGTTTACTCTTATTCCTTACATTGTGCCTGATATGGGGTGGGTCCTTGTTTTTACGGTTGAAAATTCACTGATTAATCAGCCAGTCAATGAATATTTCATCAAGCAGTTATTGATTGCTACCGGGATTATTCTGTTCGGTATTCTGGGCATCAGTGTGCTTGTTTTCGGCATCTTCAAAAAATTTGATAAGGTCAATGATGCCCTGATGGATATTGCGTCCGGTGATGCGGATTTATCGAAGCGGATTCCAATCGATAGTCAGGATGAAGTCGGTAAATTTGCGACTAATTTCAATGCATTTATTGATCGGATTCATTCTCTGGTGAAGCATATCAATCAGGTGACACGCCAATTAACCGAAGAATCCCATCATATTTCGGATTCATCCGAGCATCAGGGCAAAGAGATCGCCGGACAGGAGGAGAATATTACATTGGTCGCTGCTGCGGTATCCGAGCTGTCGAGCTCTGCCGTTGAAGTATACCGAAATGCTGAATTAACCTCGGAATCGTGTCGTCAATGTGTGGAACTTTGTGATGATGGGGTTGGCTGGATGTCTAAAAGTGAATCGTCGATTCAGCAATTATCTGCAGAGCTGGAGAAATCGATTCATAACATCCGGATGCTTGAGCAGGACAGCCAGCAGATCGAGTCCATTCTGGTCACGATCCGGGATATTGCCGAACAAACCAATCTGTTGGCATTAAATGCGGCGATTGAAGCGGCCAGAGCCGGTGAGCAAGGTCGTGGTTTTGCGGTCGTTGCTGATGAAGTCCGGGTGTTGTCTCAACGGACTCATGTCTCCACCGAGGAAATTAAAGATAAAATCGAGAAGCTGCATGGCTCAACCAGCCAAGTCGCAAACATGATGCAAAACAGTTACGATTTGACCGGAAAATGTGTTGAAGATGTGGTTTCGACCAGCAAATGTCTTGATCAAATTAATACATCGGTTGGGGAAATGAGTCAGATGACGTTACAGATCACTTCTGCATCCCATGAACAATCGCATGTAACCGGTGATGTCAGCCAAAAACTGGAATCGATTAAATCGGTTTCGGGTCAACTGAAAGCGGAGTCCACACAGGGCATTACTCAGGCGGATAAATTAGAGAAACTTTCGAAGCAACTATTCCATGAGATTGAACAATATAAGGTATAA
- a CDS encoding PTS transporter subunit EIIC, protein MAYEKLAAEIVEAVGGAANIDSLVHCATRLRFKLFDTSVAQRESLQENPGVIAVVESGGQFQVVIGNHVSDVFHALQSFLQHGGVVPTESKETSAKKEKQGILGTFIDIVSGIFTPLLGIMAASGILKGLLALGVATQVLTTESGTYQIFNAASDALFFFFPLALGYTSGVKFGGNPFVTMAIGGALVHPTMLAAFHAQQLPDAAGLEFLGIPVTFMNYAASVMPIIFAAFVSCKLEKFLKQYIPSAVTNLFTPLLCIMITTPLTFLLIGPAATWVSHLLAGGFEVVYSISPMIAGVVIGAFWQVFVIFGLHWGFVPIMINNLSILGADTIGPLCLAAVLAQAGAALGVFLRARDPKTRALASSAFTTGLFGITEPAIYGVTLPRKRPFIFGCVGGAIGGGIIGLYQTKVFSFALPSILAFPQYIPATGVDASVWAAIVGSVVGIIIAVTLTFFFGEPRGEKAATPVPASMAK, encoded by the coding sequence ATGGCTTATGAAAAACTTGCTGCCGAGATCGTTGAGGCTGTGGGCGGGGCTGCAAATATTGATAGTCTGGTCCATTGTGCGACTCGGCTGAGATTCAAACTGTTTGATACGTCTGTGGCGCAACGGGAGTCGTTGCAAGAAAATCCCGGAGTGATCGCCGTGGTAGAAAGCGGCGGACAATTTCAAGTTGTGATCGGCAACCACGTCAGTGATGTGTTCCACGCACTCCAGTCTTTTCTGCAGCATGGTGGTGTCGTGCCGACTGAAAGTAAAGAGACGTCAGCCAAGAAAGAAAAACAGGGAATCCTCGGGACATTCATTGATATTGTTTCCGGTATTTTTACGCCGTTACTCGGCATCATGGCAGCATCCGGGATCCTGAAAGGTTTGCTGGCATTGGGGGTTGCAACGCAGGTTTTGACAACCGAGAGCGGAACTTACCAGATATTCAATGCGGCCAGTGATGCACTATTCTTCTTTTTCCCGCTTGCTCTCGGGTATACCTCCGGTGTGAAATTCGGCGGTAATCCATTTGTTACGATGGCGATCGGCGGGGCGTTAGTGCATCCGACCATGCTCGCGGCTTTCCATGCTCAGCAATTACCGGATGCTGCCGGTCTCGAATTTCTCGGTATTCCGGTGACATTCATGAACTATGCGGCTTCAGTGATGCCGATTATTTTTGCTGCGTTTGTGAGTTGTAAGCTAGAGAAATTCTTGAAACAGTATATTCCCAGTGCCGTCACGAATCTGTTTACACCACTGTTGTGTATCATGATTACCACGCCGCTGACCTTCTTGCTGATCGGCCCGGCTGCCACTTGGGTCAGCCATTTACTGGCCGGTGGATTCGAGGTTGTTTACAGCATCAGCCCCATGATTGCCGGTGTGGTGATCGGGGCATTCTGGCAAGTCTTTGTGATCTTTGGCCTGCATTGGGGCTTCGTGCCGATCATGATCAACAACCTCAGTATACTGGGCGCTGATACCATTGGACCATTGTGTCTGGCGGCGGTACTGGCACAAGCCGGTGCAGCATTAGGTGTTTTCCTCCGAGCCCGCGATCCGAAAACCAGAGCGCTGGCAAGTTCTGCATTTACCACCGGATTGTTCGGCATTACTGAACCGGCGATTTACGGGGTGACTTTACCGCGTAAACGGCCGTTCATCTTCGGTTGTGTCGGTGGTGCGATTGGCGGCGGGATTATTGGTTTGTATCAGACCAAAGTCTTTTCATTCGCTCTGCCCAGTATTCTGGCATTTCCGCAATATATTCCTGCGACGGGCGTGGATGCATCCGTCTGGGCTGCCATCGTAGGTTCGGTTGTCGGGATTATCATTGCTGTGACGCTGACTTTCTTCTTCGGTGAACCCCGTGGAGAGAAAGCTGCGACCCCGGTGCCTGCGTCGATGGCAAAATAA
- a CDS encoding sulfatase family protein produces the protein MKKLAPTLIALACAQAIGSYATAATQSSDSSSAQRPNIVYIIVDDQRYDAMGFINHEAVTPNMDKLAKNGVYFKNAFVTTSLSGPSRASILTGMYAHNHGMVDNNKNPDVFKLHYFPEELKKVGYQTGFFGKWHFGGIEEEGKPGFAGFDRWVGFVGTNAQGNYYPVDMFGKPSMLNVDGKLVKQKGYITDELTDYAINWLDHRDKSKPFMLYLGHKGVHADFLPAPRHYGKLAGKTFKKPDTYANTEKNYKGKPRWVKDQRNSWHGVDYPYNSNLDLDQFKRNYYETLMSVDDSVGRVQQYLKEHHLDKNTVIMVMGDNGFMFGEHGLIDKRNAYEESIRVPLIAAGPGFDKGRVVEDVVANIDIAPTILDAAHIKIPNNYDGSSFLPLASGHKSTTPRSKSFVYEYFWEYNFPYTPTTFAIRNSQYKYIQYYGLWDTEELYDLKADPHEKHNLIDSQEPDIIRTKVALRKELFQKLKNHEGKNVIPYNEQRSRGQVFRYKATGKKAADFPDQWMRDYDPDDKYFGLRPDMVDKAKKLAPLSGSLKRTKEYIKTHYLMNQKKEATEK, from the coding sequence ATGAAGAAGCTTGCTCCGACACTGATTGCGTTAGCCTGCGCACAGGCTATCGGTAGTTACGCAACGGCTGCCACACAATCCTCAGATTCATCATCGGCACAACGCCCTAATATTGTTTACATTATCGTCGATGACCAACGTTATGATGCGATGGGATTTATCAATCATGAGGCCGTTACACCCAATATGGACAAACTGGCCAAAAATGGGGTGTATTTTAAAAATGCATTTGTCACGACATCTCTGAGCGGACCGAGCCGGGCAAGCATTCTGACCGGGATGTACGCGCACAATCACGGTATGGTCGACAACAATAAGAATCCGGATGTATTCAAACTCCATTACTTCCCAGAAGAACTCAAAAAAGTCGGTTATCAGACAGGTTTCTTCGGTAAATGGCATTTCGGTGGCATTGAAGAGGAAGGTAAACCAGGATTTGCCGGTTTCGATCGCTGGGTCGGCTTTGTCGGTACCAACGCTCAGGGGAACTACTATCCGGTTGATATGTTCGGCAAACCTTCAATGCTCAATGTGGACGGTAAACTGGTTAAACAGAAAGGTTACATTACTGATGAATTGACCGATTACGCCATCAACTGGCTGGATCATCGCGATAAGAGTAAGCCTTTCATGCTTTACTTAGGTCACAAAGGGGTGCATGCCGACTTCCTGCCCGCACCGCGCCACTATGGAAAACTAGCCGGTAAAACGTTCAAAAAACCAGATACTTATGCTAACACGGAGAAAAACTATAAAGGCAAACCGCGCTGGGTGAAAGACCAACGCAATAGCTGGCATGGCGTCGATTATCCGTATAATAGTAATCTGGATCTGGATCAGTTTAAACGCAATTACTACGAAACGCTGATGTCTGTCGATGACAGTGTCGGCCGGGTACAGCAGTATCTGAAAGAACATCATCTGGATAAAAACACCGTGATCATGGTCATGGGTGATAATGGCTTTATGTTTGGTGAACATGGTTTGATCGACAAACGTAATGCCTACGAAGAATCCATCCGCGTGCCGCTGATCGCCGCAGGACCGGGCTTTGATAAAGGCCGAGTGGTTGAAGATGTCGTTGCCAATATTGATATTGCGCCAACCATTTTGGATGCAGCCCATATCAAGATCCCGAATAATTATGACGGGTCTAGCTTCCTGCCGCTGGCTTCAGGCCACAAATCAACGACGCCGCGAAGCAAGTCTTTTGTCTATGAATATTTCTGGGAATACAACTTCCCTTATACACCGACAACATTTGCGATTCGTAATAGCCAGTATAAATATATTCAATACTATGGATTATGGGACACCGAAGAACTCTATGATCTGAAGGCCGATCCGCATGAGAAACATAACCTGATCGACTCTCAGGAGCCCGATATCATTCGTACCAAGGTTGCACTCCGCAAAGAGTTGTTCCAGAAGCTGAAAAATCACGAAGGTAAAAATGTGATCCCTTACAACGAGCAACGCTCCAGAGGTCAAGTTTTCCGTTACAAAGCCACCGGTAAGAAAGCTGCAGACTTCCCGGATCAATGGATGCGTGACTATGATCCGGATGACAAATACTTTGGTTTGCGACCTGATATGGTAGACAAAGCCAAGAAACTAGCCCCACTTTCCGGTTCTTTAAAGCGTACGAAAGAATACA